The Neofelis nebulosa isolate mNeoNeb1 chromosome 16, mNeoNeb1.pri, whole genome shotgun sequence genome includes a window with the following:
- the LOC131497781 gene encoding reprimo-like protein: MDPSISESAGAGQPPRAPRPARRDPGRRAAMNATFLNHSGLEAAGGLGGCGGGATLGNRSHGLGTWLGCCPGGAPLAATDGVPAGLAPDERSLWVSRVVQIAVLCVLSLTVVFGVFFLGCNLLIKSESMSNFLVEERRPSKDVGAAILGLY; this comes from the coding sequence ATGGACCCCAGCATCTCCGAGAGCGCAGGCGCCGGCCAGCCTCCCCGCGCGCCCCGCCCGGCGCGCCGAGACCCCGGGCGCCGAGCCGCGATGAACGCGACCTTCCTGAACCACAGCGGCCTGGAGGCGGCGGGCGGCTtgggcggctgcggcggcggggcCACCCTGGGGAACCGCAGCCACGGGCTGGGCACGTGGCTGGGCTGCTGCCCCGGGGGCGCGCCGCTGGCCGCCACCGACGGGGTCCCCGCGGGGCTGGCGCCCGACGAGCGCAGCCTGTGGGTGTCGCGCGTGGTGCAGATCGCTGTGCTCTGCGTGCTGTCGCTCACCGTGGTCTTCGGCGTGTTCTTCCTGGGCTGCAACCTGCTCATCAAGTCGGAGAGTATGAGCAACTTTCTGGTGGAGGAGCGCCGGCCCTCCAAGGACGTGGGCGCCGCCATCCTGGGGCTGTACTGA